Proteins from a single region of Pseudomonas sp. 10S4:
- a CDS encoding TetR/AcrR family transcriptional regulator has product MNEITSNDTRDIILDVTEKLIYKSGIAATGMDLLVKTAGVSRKSIYRYFANKEELTVAALQRRDVRWMLWFRTEVDKAATPADRLLNLFTVLKAWFDSEGFRGCAFINTSGETGDPQDPVRLVAKEHKQKLLDYVRELCTEHGATDPQALAQQLLILIDGAITVALVMGDHSAADNAQCMARKLLDL; this is encoded by the coding sequence ATGAACGAAATCACTAGCAACGACACACGCGACATCATTCTGGACGTCACCGAAAAGCTGATCTACAAAAGTGGCATCGCAGCCACCGGCATGGATCTCCTGGTGAAAACTGCCGGCGTCTCCAGAAAGAGTATCTACCGCTACTTCGCCAACAAGGAGGAGCTCACCGTCGCGGCCCTGCAACGCCGCGATGTGCGCTGGATGCTCTGGTTCAGGACTGAAGTCGACAAAGCCGCGACCCCGGCCGACCGGCTCCTTAACCTGTTTACCGTGCTCAAGGCCTGGTTCGACTCGGAAGGCTTTCGCGGCTGCGCCTTCATTAACACCAGCGGCGAAACCGGCGACCCGCAAGACCCGGTTCGGCTGGTCGCCAAAGAGCATAAACAAAAGCTGCTCGACTACGTGCGCGAGCTCTGCACCGAACATGGCGCTACCGACCCGCAGGCACTGGCCCAACAGCTGCTGATCCTGATCGATGGTGCCATTACCGTTGCGCTTGTGATGGGTGATCACAGTGCCGCCGATAATGCGCAATGCATGGCGCGAAAGTTATTGGACCTGTAA
- the pssA gene encoding CDP-diacylglycerol--serine O-phosphatidyltransferase — MPSLFKRSLLPKLRSFPLTADAVTILSGAAEYRRCLLEKIAQATQRIYIVALYLQQDEAGQEILDALHAAKLARPELDVVVVVDWLRAQRGLIGAGKQPGNSAWYQEMTRTHASEVPVYGVPVQTRELFGVLHLKGLVIDDCVIYSGASLNNVYLHKFDKYRYDRYHLLQNSALADSMQHLIQHGLIASKAVHRLDLPNLPTTRSLRNDIGDLRSRLKHATYDTTQGSTAKGELSVSPLLGVGKNNPLSRVICELIASAQHQLTICTPYFNLPLAVTREVNRALARGVKIDIIVGDKTANDFYIPPSEPFKVIAALPYLYEISLRRFAKRHQHNIDSGQLNLHLWRDGDNTYHLKGMWVDQRYTLLTGNNLNPRAFRLDLENALLIDDPKSELMEPRRKELAEIFENTRRIERYLDLETLPEYPGAVAKFLKRVSRVRIERLLYRML; from the coding sequence ATGCCGTCGCTTTTCAAACGCTCTTTGCTGCCCAAACTGCGCAGTTTTCCGCTGACCGCCGATGCCGTGACCATTCTGTCCGGCGCCGCCGAGTACCGTCGTTGCCTGCTTGAGAAAATCGCCCAGGCGACCCAGCGCATTTATATCGTCGCGCTGTACTTGCAGCAGGACGAAGCCGGCCAGGAAATCCTCGATGCCTTGCACGCCGCCAAACTGGCGCGTCCGGAACTGGACGTGGTGGTGGTCGTCGACTGGCTGCGCGCCCAGCGTGGCTTGATCGGCGCCGGCAAGCAGCCGGGTAACTCGGCCTGGTATCAGGAAATGACCCGCACTCACGCAAGCGAAGTCCCGGTGTACGGCGTGCCGGTGCAAACCCGCGAGCTGTTCGGTGTGCTGCACTTGAAGGGTTTGGTGATCGACGATTGCGTGATCTACAGCGGCGCGAGCCTGAACAACGTTTACCTGCACAAATTCGACAAGTACCGCTACGACCGTTATCACCTGCTGCAGAACAGCGCGCTGGCCGATTCCATGCAGCACCTGATCCAGCACGGCCTGATCGCCTCCAAAGCGGTGCATCGCCTCGACCTGCCGAACCTGCCGACCACCCGCAGCCTGCGCAACGACATCGGCGACCTGCGCAGCCGTCTCAAACACGCGACCTACGACACCACCCAAGGCAGCACCGCCAAAGGTGAACTGTCGGTCAGCCCGTTGCTCGGCGTCGGCAAGAACAATCCGCTGAGCCGGGTGATTTGCGAGTTGATCGCCAGCGCCCAGCATCAGCTGACCATCTGCACGCCGTACTTCAACCTGCCGTTGGCGGTGACCCGGGAAGTCAACCGGGCCCTGGCACGTGGGGTGAAGATCGACATCATCGTCGGCGACAAGACCGCCAACGACTTCTACATCCCGCCGAGCGAGCCGTTCAAGGTGATCGCCGCGCTGCCGTACCTCTACGAGATCAGCTTGCGCCGCTTTGCCAAGCGTCATCAGCACAACATCGACAGCGGCCAGTTGAACCTGCATTTGTGGCGTGATGGCGACAACACCTATCACCTCAAGGGCATGTGGGTCGATCAGCGCTACACCTTGCTGACCGGCAACAACCTCAACCCGCGGGCGTTCCGTCTCGATCTGGAAAACGCCTTGCTGATTGATGACCCGAAAAGCGAGCTGATGGAGCCGCGCCGCAAAGAGCTGGCGGAGATCTTCGAGAACACCCGGCGTATCGAGCGTTACCTGGACCTGGAAACCCTGCCGGAATACCCGGGGGCGGTGGCCAAGTTTCTCAAGCGGGTGAGCCGAGTGCGGATCGAGCGATTGCTCTACCGGATGTTGTAA
- the efeO gene encoding iron uptake system protein EfeO, translating to MKKSPLALLLTLGLLNTPFSAFAATAPLDLVGPVSDYKIYVTEQLDQLGSHTQQFTDAVKKGDLATAQKLYAPTRVYYESIEPIAELFSDLDASIDSRVDDHEKGVKADDFTGFHRIEYTLFSEKSTKDLGALADKLNNDVKDLQTRVAGLTFPPEKVVGGAAALLEEVAATKISGEEDRYSHTDLYDFQGNIDGAKKIVDLFRPQIEQQDKAFVAKVDKNFAAVNKILAKYKTKDGGFETYDKVKEADRKALVGPVNTLAEDLSTLRGKLGLN from the coding sequence ATGAAAAAGTCGCCACTCGCTTTACTGCTGACCCTTGGCTTGCTCAACACCCCGTTTTCGGCTTTCGCGGCGACGGCGCCGCTGGATCTGGTGGGGCCAGTCTCGGACTACAAGATCTACGTCACCGAACAACTGGACCAACTGGGCAGCCACACCCAACAGTTCACTGATGCAGTGAAAAAAGGCGACCTGGCCACCGCGCAAAAGCTCTACGCACCGACCCGCGTTTACTACGAGTCGATCGAGCCGATTGCCGAGCTGTTCAGTGACCTGGATGCGTCCATCGACTCCCGTGTCGACGACCACGAAAAAGGCGTGAAAGCCGATGACTTCACCGGTTTCCACCGCATCGAATACACCCTGTTCTCGGAAAAGAGCACCAAGGACCTGGGCGCGCTGGCGGACAAGCTGAACAATGACGTCAAAGACCTGCAAACCCGCGTTGCCGGCCTGACCTTCCCGCCTGAAAAAGTCGTTGGCGGTGCTGCTGCACTGCTGGAAGAAGTCGCTGCCACCAAGATCTCCGGTGAAGAAGACCGTTACAGCCACACCGACCTGTATGACTTCCAGGGCAACATCGACGGCGCGAAGAAAATCGTCGACCTGTTCCGTCCGCAGATCGAGCAGCAAGACAAAGCCTTCGTCGCCAAAGTCGACAAGAACTTCGCTGCTGTGAACAAGATCCTGGCCAAGTACAAAACCAAGGATGGCGGTTTCGAAACGTATGACAAAGTGAAAGAGGCTGACCGTAAGGCGCTGGTTGGCCCGGTTAACACCTTGGCTGAAGACTTGTCGACGCTGCGTGGCAAGCTGGGTCTGAACTAA
- the efeB gene encoding iron uptake transporter deferrochelatase/peroxidase subunit, with amino-acid sequence MKDLEQFSAQRRRVLMGMGAAGVALAGTALSCPAMAAASPAQVTEAPSSDKTEDRHDFHGKHQTGITTPRPASGMLVSFDVLASDREDLERLFRTLNERIAFLMKGGEVTQVDPKLPPVDSGILGPVVTPDNLTITVSVGESLFDERFGLASAKPKRLIRMVGFPNDALEADCCHGDLSLQFCSNTTDTNIHALRDIVKNLPDLLLVRWKQEGSVPPQAPAKPGVPAQSARNFLGFRDGSANPDSNDGKAMDAIVWVQPDSDEPAWAANGSYQAVRIIRNFVERWDRTPLQEQQSILGRVKSTGAPMGCQHETEVPDYAKDPEGKLTKLDAHIRLANPRTAETQANLILRRPFNYSNGVNKNGQLEMGLLFICYQADLQKGFITVQTRLNGEPLEEYLKPVGGGYFFTLPGVTGDKDFIGRSLLNATQPTTNA; translated from the coding sequence ATGAAAGATTTAGAACAGTTTTCAGCCCAGCGTCGCCGCGTATTAATGGGCATGGGCGCCGCCGGTGTCGCATTGGCCGGCACTGCATTGAGCTGCCCGGCGATGGCCGCCGCCAGCCCTGCACAGGTTACCGAAGCACCGAGCAGCGACAAGACCGAAGACCGCCACGATTTCCATGGCAAGCACCAGACCGGTATCACCACCCCGCGCCCGGCGTCGGGCATGTTGGTGTCGTTCGATGTGTTGGCCAGCGATCGTGAAGACCTGGAGCGACTGTTCCGCACCCTCAACGAGCGCATCGCGTTCCTGATGAAGGGCGGCGAAGTCACGCAGGTTGATCCGAAACTGCCGCCGGTGGATTCGGGGATTCTCGGCCCGGTGGTCACCCCGGACAACCTGACTATTACGGTGTCGGTCGGCGAGTCGTTGTTCGACGAGCGCTTCGGCCTGGCCAGTGCAAAACCCAAGCGACTGATCCGCATGGTCGGTTTCCCCAACGATGCCCTGGAAGCCGATTGCTGCCACGGTGACTTGAGTTTGCAGTTCTGCTCTAACACCACCGACACCAACATCCACGCCCTGCGTGACATCGTGAAAAACCTGCCGGACCTGCTGCTGGTGCGTTGGAAGCAGGAAGGCAGCGTACCGCCGCAAGCCCCGGCAAAACCCGGTGTGCCGGCGCAGAGCGCGCGCAACTTCCTTGGTTTTCGCGATGGCTCGGCCAACCCCGATTCCAACGATGGCAAAGCCATGGACGCGATCGTCTGGGTCCAGCCTGACAGCGATGAACCGGCCTGGGCCGCGAATGGCAGCTACCAAGCCGTGCGGATCATCCGCAACTTCGTCGAACGCTGGGACCGCACGCCATTGCAGGAACAGCAAAGCATCCTCGGTCGGGTCAAGAGCACCGGCGCGCCCATGGGCTGCCAGCACGAAACCGAAGTCCCGGACTACGCCAAGGACCCTGAAGGCAAGCTAACCAAGCTCGACGCGCACATTCGCCTGGCCAACCCGCGCACCGCCGAAACCCAGGCCAACCTGATCCTGCGCCGGCCGTTCAACTACTCCAACGGCGTGAACAAGAACGGCCAGCTCGAAATGGGCCTGCTGTTCATCTGCTACCAGGCTGACCTGCAAAAAGGCTTCATCACCGTACAAACCCGACTCAACGGCGAGCCGTTGGAGGAATACCTCAAGCCAGTGGGCGGCGGGTACTTCTTCACGTTGCCGGGTGTGACGGGCGACAAGGACTTTATCGGTCGCTCGCTGCTGAACGCTACACAACCAACAACAAACGCATAA
- the efeU gene encoding iron uptake transporter permease EfeU, with protein sequence MLVPFLIMLREGIEAALIVGIIASYLKQTGRGQWMPAVWIGVFLAAALALLVGGGLELMSAEFPQKQQELFEGIVGLVAVGILSSMVFWMRKVARSIKHSLHVSLDHALAGSKHQVTALIAMVFFAVAREGLETVFFLLAVFQQSEGPAAPIGALLGLILAIIVGFLIYTGSMRLNLGAFFRWTGLFILVVAAGILSNSVQALHEAGVWNHLQTVLFDFSATLPMDGPLGSVLAGMFGYQDAPTVSTLGAYLIYLVVALVMFFLPAAEPTKQATSVSSQ encoded by the coding sequence ATGCTTGTTCCCTTTCTGATCATGCTGCGCGAAGGCATTGAAGCCGCGCTGATCGTTGGCATCATCGCCAGCTACCTCAAGCAAACCGGCCGCGGCCAGTGGATGCCTGCCGTGTGGATCGGCGTGTTCCTCGCCGCTGCACTGGCCTTGCTGGTCGGTGGTGGCCTGGAACTCATGAGCGCCGAATTCCCGCAGAAACAACAGGAACTGTTCGAAGGCATCGTCGGTTTGGTGGCTGTCGGCATCCTCAGTTCCATGGTGTTCTGGATGCGCAAAGTTGCGCGTTCGATCAAGCATTCCCTGCATGTCTCCCTCGATCACGCCTTGGCCGGCTCCAAGCATCAGGTCACCGCGCTGATCGCTATGGTGTTTTTCGCCGTGGCCCGGGAAGGTCTGGAAACGGTGTTCTTCCTGCTCGCGGTGTTTCAGCAGAGTGAAGGCCCCGCCGCACCGATCGGCGCCCTGCTCGGCCTGATTCTGGCGATCATCGTTGGTTTCCTGATCTACACCGGCAGCATGCGCCTCAACCTCGGCGCGTTCTTCCGCTGGACCGGTTTGTTCATCCTGGTCGTCGCCGCCGGCATCCTCTCCAACTCGGTGCAAGCGCTGCATGAAGCGGGCGTCTGGAATCACCTGCAAACCGTGCTCTTCGACTTTAGCGCCACGCTGCCGATGGACGGCCCGCTGGGCTCGGTGCTGGCCGGCATGTTCGGTTACCAGGACGCGCCGACCGTCAGCACCCTCGGGGCGTATCTGATTTATCTGGTGGTGGCGCTGGTGATGTTCTTCCTCCCGGCTGCCGAGCCCACCAAGCAAGCAACTTCCGTTTCCAGCCAGTAA
- a CDS encoding AraC family transcriptional regulator, which yields MSEKDTIAIQLVREALLQSCAPGAATEEVLHKVGIDPALLNSPDARVPATAYARLWRLLARRGDDEFFGMDPRQLKSGSLEFLCRCAMVQPNLAAGLTSGLSFLSLMLEHLPAQLVHQQSLAEIVLLEDEQDPRRAFTYFTYWMIVHGVACWLAGRRIPILAIELRCPAPDFCDDYQVMFSENLRFDRPRTRMIFAADCLDLPIKRSPEELKRFLAHAPANILVKYRDPESLASRIKHDLRQLPAEQWPETEALAQQLCMSASTLRRRLAEEGQTWQGLKDSVRKELAIVWLAEPSISFAEIAARLGFADTSSFYKAFRKWSGSNPGHYRSLILNEAS from the coding sequence ATGTCGGAAAAAGACACCATCGCCATTCAACTGGTGCGTGAAGCCCTGTTGCAAAGTTGCGCCCCGGGGGCTGCCACCGAAGAGGTGTTGCACAAAGTCGGTATCGATCCGGCGCTGTTAAACTCGCCCGACGCCCGAGTCCCGGCCACCGCGTATGCACGGTTGTGGCGTCTGCTGGCCCGGCGCGGGGACGATGAGTTTTTCGGCATGGACCCGCGCCAGCTCAAATCCGGCAGCCTTGAGTTCTTGTGCCGCTGCGCCATGGTCCAACCGAACCTCGCCGCTGGGCTCACCTCGGGCCTGAGCTTTTTGTCGTTGATGCTCGAACACCTGCCCGCGCAACTGGTGCACCAGCAAAGCCTGGCCGAAATCGTCTTGCTGGAAGATGAGCAGGACCCGCGCCGGGCCTTTACCTATTTCACTTATTGGATGATCGTCCACGGCGTCGCCTGTTGGTTGGCGGGGCGGCGGATTCCGATTCTGGCCATCGAACTGCGCTGCCCGGCGCCGGATTTCTGCGATGACTATCAGGTGATGTTTTCCGAGAACCTGCGCTTCGACCGTCCCCGCACGCGGATGATTTTCGCCGCCGATTGCCTGGACCTGCCGATCAAGCGCAGCCCGGAAGAACTCAAACGGTTCCTGGCCCACGCACCGGCCAATATCCTGGTCAAATACCGCGACCCGGAAAGCCTGGCCAGCCGGATCAAACACGATCTGCGACAACTGCCCGCCGAGCAATGGCCGGAAACCGAGGCTTTGGCCCAGCAACTATGTATGTCGGCCTCGACCCTGAGGCGGCGTCTGGCTGAAGAAGGGCAGACTTGGCAGGGCCTGAAGGACAGCGTGCGCAAGGAATTGGCCATCGTCTGGCTGGCAGAACCTTCGATCAGCTTTGCCGAGATTGCGGCGCGGTTAGGGTTTGCCGATACGAGTTCGTTTTATAAGGCGTTTCGCAAGTGGTCAGGGTCGAATCCGGGGCATTACCGGAGTTTGATTCTTAACGAAGCGAGCTGA
- a CDS encoding SDR family NAD(P)-dependent oxidoreductase, which yields MQIENKVFLVTGGASGLGAATAEMLVAAGAKVMLVDMNAEAVAAQAERLGAHSVVADISNEAAAEAAVAATVKAFGGLHGLVNCAGIVRGEKILGKTGPHALVSFSQVINVNLIGSFNMLRLAAAAIAETEADADGERGVIINTASAAAYDGQIGQAAYAASKGAIVSLTLPAARELARFGIRVMTIAPGIFETPMMAGMTPEVRASLAAGVPFPPRLGKPGEYAALVRHIIENSMLNGEVIRLDGALRMAAK from the coding sequence ATGCAGATCGAAAACAAGGTTTTTCTCGTCACCGGCGGCGCATCTGGCCTCGGTGCCGCCACCGCTGAAATGCTGGTGGCTGCCGGCGCTAAGGTGATGCTGGTGGACATGAACGCCGAAGCCGTTGCGGCCCAGGCTGAGCGTCTCGGCGCACACAGCGTCGTGGCCGACATCAGCAACGAAGCCGCTGCCGAAGCCGCCGTCGCCGCGACGGTGAAAGCCTTCGGTGGCCTGCACGGTCTAGTGAACTGCGCCGGCATCGTCCGTGGCGAGAAGATTCTCGGCAAAACCGGCCCGCACGCCTTGGTCAGTTTCAGCCAGGTGATCAACGTCAATTTGATCGGCAGCTTCAACATGCTGCGCCTGGCCGCAGCAGCCATCGCCGAAACCGAAGCGGACGCTGATGGCGAACGCGGCGTGATCATCAACACTGCTTCGGCAGCAGCTTACGACGGCCAGATCGGCCAGGCGGCGTATGCCGCGTCCAAAGGCGCGATTGTCAGTCTGACCTTACCCGCCGCCCGTGAACTGGCGCGCTTCGGCATCCGTGTGATGACCATCGCGCCGGGCATCTTCGAAACCCCGATGATGGCCGGCATGACCCCGGAAGTCCGCGCGTCCCTGGCCGCTGGGGTACCGTTCCCGCCGCGTCTGGGCAAGCCGGGCGAGTATGCCGCGCTGGTCAGGCATATCATTGAAAACAGCATGCTCAACGGCGAGGTGATCCGTCTCGACGGTGCCTTGCGTATGGCCGCCAAGTAA
- a CDS encoding acetyl-CoA C-acyltransferase, producing the protein MSLSNDPIVIVSAVRTPMGGFQGELKSLTAPQLGAAAIKAAVERAGVASDAVDEVLFGCVLPAGLGQAPARQAALGAGLDKSTRCTTVNKMCGSGMETTILAHDMLVAGSADVVISGGMESMSNAPYLLDRARSGYRMGHGRVLDSMFLDGLEDAYDKGRLMGTFAEDCAEANGFTREAQDTFAIASTTRAQQAIKDGSFKAEIVPLTVTVGKEQVLISHDEQPPKAKLDKIASLKPAFREGGTVTAANSSSISDGAAALVLMRRSEAQKRGLKPLAVIHGHAAFADTPGLFPVAPVGAIKKLMKKTGWSLDEVELFEVNEAFAVVSLVTMSKLEIPHEKVNVHGGACALGHPIGASGARILVTLLSALRQKGQKRGVAAICIGGGEATAMAVECLY; encoded by the coding sequence ATGAGCCTTTCCAACGATCCGATTGTTATTGTCAGCGCCGTCCGCACCCCGATGGGCGGCTTTCAGGGCGAACTGAAAAGCCTGACCGCGCCGCAGCTCGGCGCCGCCGCGATCAAGGCTGCGGTTGAACGCGCCGGTGTCGCCTCAGATGCCGTCGACGAAGTCCTGTTCGGTTGCGTGTTGCCCGCCGGCCTCGGCCAGGCGCCTGCGCGTCAGGCAGCACTGGGCGCCGGGCTGGATAAATCGACCCGTTGCACCACCGTAAACAAAATGTGCGGTTCCGGCATGGAGACCACCATCCTCGCCCATGACATGCTCGTCGCCGGCAGTGCCGACGTGGTGATCTCCGGCGGCATGGAAAGTATGTCCAACGCGCCATACCTGCTGGACCGCGCCCGTAGCGGTTATCGCATGGGTCATGGCCGGGTGCTGGATTCGATGTTCCTTGATGGTCTGGAGGATGCCTACGACAAGGGCCGCCTGATGGGGACCTTCGCCGAAGATTGCGCCGAGGCCAACGGTTTCACCCGTGAAGCCCAGGATACGTTTGCCATCGCTTCGACGACTCGCGCCCAACAAGCGATCAAGGACGGCAGCTTCAAGGCTGAAATCGTGCCGCTGACCGTCACCGTCGGCAAAGAACAAGTGCTGATCAGCCACGACGAACAGCCACCGAAAGCCAAACTCGACAAGATCGCCTCGCTGAAACCGGCGTTCCGCGAGGGCGGTACGGTGACAGCGGCCAACTCCAGCTCGATCTCCGACGGCGCGGCGGCACTGGTGTTGATGCGTCGATCCGAAGCGCAGAAACGCGGCCTCAAGCCATTGGCGGTGATTCACGGCCACGCGGCGTTTGCCGATACACCGGGCCTGTTCCCGGTGGCGCCGGTGGGGGCGATCAAGAAACTGATGAAGAAAACTGGCTGGTCCCTGGACGAAGTCGAGTTGTTTGAGGTGAACGAAGCGTTCGCCGTGGTCAGTCTGGTGACCATGTCCAAACTGGAAATCCCCCATGAGAAGGTCAACGTTCACGGCGGCGCTTGCGCCTTGGGCCACCCGATTGGTGCGTCCGGCGCGAGAATTCTCGTGACCTTGCTCTCGGCCCTGCGCCAGAAAGGCCAGAAGCGCGGCGTTGCAGCGATCTGCATTGGCGGCGGTGAAGCGACGGCCATGGCCGTGGAATGCCTGTATTGA
- a CDS encoding acyl-CoA dehydrogenase, whose amino-acid sequence MIPNDEQLQISEAARQFAQERLKPFAAEWDREHRFPKEAIGEMAELGFFGMLVPEEWGGCDTGYLAYAMALEEIAAGDGACSTIMSVHNSVGCVPILKYGTDDQKERFLKPLASGSMLGAFALTEPQAGSDASGLKTRARLEGDHYVLNGCKQFITSGQNAGVVIVFAVTDPSAGKRGITALIVPTDSPGYKVARVEDKLGQHASDTCQILFEDVKVPVANRLGEEGEGYRIALANLEGGRVGIASQSVGMARAAFEAARDYARERESFGKPIIEHQAVAFRLADMATQIAVARQMVHYAAALRDSGKPALVEASMAKLFASEMAEKVCSAALQTLGGYGYLNDFPLERIYRDVRVCQIYEGTSDIQRMVISRNL is encoded by the coding sequence ATGATTCCCAATGACGAACAACTGCAGATCAGCGAAGCGGCCCGGCAATTCGCCCAGGAACGGCTGAAACCGTTCGCCGCCGAATGGGACCGCGAGCATCGCTTCCCGAAAGAAGCCATCGGCGAAATGGCCGAGCTGGGCTTCTTCGGCATGTTGGTGCCGGAAGAGTGGGGCGGTTGCGACACCGGTTACCTGGCCTACGCCATGGCCCTGGAAGAAATCGCCGCGGGCGACGGCGCGTGCTCGACGATCATGAGCGTGCACAACTCGGTGGGTTGCGTGCCGATCCTCAAGTACGGCACCGACGATCAGAAAGAACGCTTCCTCAAACCACTGGCCAGCGGTTCGATGCTCGGCGCCTTTGCCTTGACCGAACCGCAAGCAGGTTCCGACGCCAGCGGCCTGAAAACCCGCGCCCGGCTGGAAGGCGATCACTACGTACTCAACGGCTGCAAACAGTTCATCACCTCCGGGCAGAACGCCGGGGTGGTGATTGTCTTCGCCGTAACTGACCCGAGCGCCGGTAAACGCGGGATCACCGCGCTGATCGTGCCCACTGATTCGCCGGGCTACAAAGTCGCGCGGGTCGAGGACAAACTCGGGCAGCACGCCTCCGACACTTGCCAGATCCTCTTTGAAGACGTGAAGGTCCCAGTGGCCAACCGCTTGGGCGAGGAGGGCGAAGGTTACCGAATCGCCCTGGCCAACCTCGAAGGCGGACGCGTAGGCATCGCTTCGCAATCGGTGGGCATGGCCCGCGCCGCGTTTGAAGCGGCCCGTGACTACGCCCGCGAGCGCGAGAGTTTCGGCAAGCCGATCATCGAACACCAAGCTGTCGCGTTCCGTCTGGCGGACATGGCGACCCAAATCGCCGTCGCCCGGCAGATGGTGCATTACGCTGCCGCGCTGCGTGACAGCGGCAAACCGGCCTTGGTCGAAGCTTCGATGGCCAAGCTGTTTGCCTCGGAAATGGCCGAGAAGGTTTGCTCCGCCGCGTTGCAAACCCTCGGCGGTTACGGTTACCTGAACGACTTCCCGCTGGAGCGGATCTACCGCGACGTACGGGTGTGCCAGATCTACGAAGGCACCAGCGATATTCAGCGCATGGTTATTTCGCGCAATCTTTGA
- a CDS encoding enoyl-CoA hydratase/isomerase family protein produces MTAQVPSPQAQARDATANEVLAEVRNHIGHLTLNRPAGLNALTLDMVRRLQNQLDAWAEDSQVNAVVLRGAGEKAFCAGGDIRSLYDSYKNGDSLHEDFFVEEYALDLAIHNYCKPVLALMDGFVLGGGMGLVQGADMRVVTERSRLAMPEVAIGYFPDVGGSYFLPRIPGELGIYLGVSGVQIRAADALYCGLADWHLESDKLGTLDEQLDHLEWHETPLKDLQGVLAKLAAQQLPDAPLIALRPAIDHFFALPDVASMVEQLREVTVADSHEWAKTTADLLESRSPLAMGVTLEMLRRGRHLSLEQCFALELHLDRQWFERGDLIEGVRALLIDKDKNPRWNPPTLQALHAEHVESFFTGFEQSGS; encoded by the coding sequence ATGACTGCTCAGGTTCCATCTCCGCAGGCTCAAGCCAGGGACGCCACGGCAAACGAAGTGCTGGCCGAGGTTCGCAACCACATCGGTCACCTGACCCTCAATCGCCCCGCCGGCCTCAACGCCCTCACCCTGGACATGGTCCGCCGCCTGCAGAATCAGCTCGACGCCTGGGCCGAGGATTCACAGGTCAACGCGGTGGTGCTGCGCGGCGCCGGGGAGAAAGCCTTCTGCGCCGGCGGCGATATCCGCTCGCTGTACGACAGCTACAAAAACGGCGACAGCCTGCACGAAGACTTCTTCGTCGAGGAATACGCCCTCGACCTCGCTATCCACAACTATTGCAAACCGGTCCTGGCCTTGATGGACGGCTTTGTACTGGGCGGCGGCATGGGCCTGGTGCAAGGCGCGGATATGCGGGTGGTGACCGAGCGCAGTCGCCTGGCGATGCCGGAAGTGGCCATCGGTTACTTCCCGGACGTTGGCGGCAGCTACTTCCTGCCCCGCATTCCTGGCGAACTGGGGATATACCTCGGTGTCAGCGGCGTGCAGATCCGCGCCGCCGATGCGCTGTATTGCGGCTTGGCCGACTGGCACCTGGAAAGCGATAAACTCGGCACCCTGGACGAACAACTCGATCATCTCGAATGGCACGAAACACCGCTCAAGGACCTGCAAGGTGTGCTGGCCAAGCTCGCCGCGCAGCAACTGCCTGACGCGCCATTGATTGCGCTGCGCCCGGCCATCGACCACTTCTTCGCCCTGCCGGACGTGGCGAGTATGGTGGAACAACTACGCGAAGTGACCGTCGCCGACAGTCACGAATGGGCGAAAACCACCGCCGATCTTCTGGAAAGCCGTTCGCCGCTGGCCATGGGCGTGACCCTGGAAATGCTCCGTCGCGGCCGCCACTTGAGCCTTGAACAATGCTTCGCCCTTGAACTGCACCTGGACCGCCAGTGGTTCGAGCGTGGCGACCTGATCGAAGGCGTGCGCGCCTTGTTGATCGACAAAGACAAGAACCCGCGCTGGAACCCGCCGACCCTGCAGGCGCTGCACGCCGAGCACGTCGAGAGTTTCTTCACAGGTTTTGAGCAGAGCGGGAGCTGA